The following coding sequences lie in one Thermus antranikianii DSM 12462 genomic window:
- a CDS encoding response regulator transcription factor, translated as MIRVLLADDHALFRQGLKSLLEAEGDFRVVGEAKDGWEALRHALEARPDVILMDIQMPSLDGVQATQAILKEWPEAKVIILTMYRQDAYVFEAVKAGARGYLLKDTDASELIGAIRRVHAGEVLLDAELAGRIIQDFRAKKESSLPLHAELSEREIQILKLVAQGYTNLEIAAELQLSEKTVRNRLSEIFQKLHLNNRTQAALYAIREGLAGPEPQE; from the coding sequence GTGATTCGGGTACTGTTAGCGGACGACCATGCCCTCTTCCGCCAGGGGCTGAAAAGCCTTTTGGAGGCGGAAGGGGATTTCCGGGTGGTGGGCGAGGCCAAGGACGGTTGGGAGGCGTTAAGGCATGCCCTCGAGGCCAGGCCGGATGTCATCCTCATGGACATCCAGATGCCGAGCCTGGATGGGGTACAGGCCACCCAGGCCATCCTCAAGGAGTGGCCCGAGGCCAAGGTGATCATCCTTACCATGTACCGCCAGGATGCCTACGTTTTTGAGGCGGTGAAGGCAGGGGCCAGGGGCTACCTCCTCAAGGATACCGACGCCAGCGAACTCATCGGGGCCATCCGCCGGGTGCACGCCGGGGAGGTACTCCTGGATGCCGAGCTGGCCGGGCGGATCATCCAGGACTTCCGGGCCAAGAAGGAGTCCAGCCTTCCCCTCCATGCGGAGCTTTCCGAGAGGGAGATCCAAATCCTCAAGCTGGTGGCCCAGGGCTACACCAACCTGGAGATCGCCGCGGAGCTTCAGCTTTCCGAGAAGACCGTGCGCAACCGCCTCTCCGAGATCTTCCAGAAACTCCACCTGAACAACCGCACCCAGGCGGCCCTTTACGCCATACGGGAGGGGCTGGCCGGGCCCGAGCCCCAGGAGTAG
- a CDS encoding sensor histidine kinase translates to MVLKAGIRSPRQGWEDRRLMPTLPSTVFQKQGLTLELDLPEEPCRVLAHPAALQAMVVTLLENALQHTARGGKVTVRVHGNQLTVENAPSHPNPGTGLGLRLVQTLARAQGGSVHLEAGAGFRAKVHLPPYPGA, encoded by the coding sequence TTGGTCTTGAAGGCGGGGATAAGGAGCCCCCGGCAGGGGTGGGAGGACCGCCGCCTCATGCCAACCCTGCCCTCCACCGTTTTCCAGAAGCAAGGGCTTACCCTGGAGCTGGACCTTCCAGAAGAGCCTTGCCGGGTCCTGGCCCATCCCGCCGCGCTCCAGGCAATGGTGGTGACCCTCCTGGAAAACGCCCTTCAGCACACCGCCCGTGGGGGCAAGGTCACGGTCAGGGTGCACGGGAACCAACTTACCGTGGAGAATGCACCCAGCCATCCCAATCCCGGTACGGGTCTAGGCCTGCGATTGGTGCAAACCCTAGCCCGAGCTCAGGGGGGAAGCGTGCACCTGGAAGCAGGAGCTGGATTTCGCGCCAAGGTGCACCTTCCCCCCTATCCCGGGGCCTAG
- a CDS encoding alkaline phosphatase, with the protein MRRRELLKGAVLAGALAALPRGVTQGAPQNRPVLGRRYRNLIVFVYDGFSWEDYAIAQAYSRRRLGRTLHLEKLLARYPNGQINTHSLTSYVTESSAAGNAFSCGVKTVNGGLAIHADGTPLKPIFAAAKEVGKAVGLVTTTTVTHATPASFVVSNPDRNAEARIAEQYLEFGAEVYLGGGNRFFQARSRPDGKDLYEAFSQKGYGVVRSAEELARSNASRIIGIFSESHLPYEIDRRFQGVGVPSLKEMVQAALPRLAAYRQGFVLQVEAGRIDHANHINDPGATLWDVLAADETLELLTTFVDQHPDTLLLVVSDHATGPGVLYGAGRSYLESSIGLDLLAAQRASLEWMRRVLGERPEADQVREAYRALKGVALEEAEVQMVIEALTRKVYRPDAVRYGIQPDNTLSWAMVQRNPSRPDRPNIGFGSGQHTASPVMLLLYGQGLRGLSLGLLDNTQVFGLMGEALGLRYQNPTMSEEEALELLKARPQGVLHPSEVWA; encoded by the coding sequence ATGAGGCGAAGGGAGTTGCTGAAGGGAGCAGTGCTCGCGGGGGCCTTGGCCGCTTTGCCACGAGGGGTTACGCAAGGAGCGCCCCAGAACCGTCCTGTCCTGGGCAGGCGGTATCGCAACCTTATTGTTTTCGTTTACGATGGTTTTTCCTGGGAGGACTATGCCATTGCTCAGGCCTACTCCCGGAGGCGCCTTGGCCGGACCCTGCACCTGGAGAAGCTTTTGGCTCGGTATCCCAATGGGCAAATCAACACCCACAGTCTGACCAGTTATGTCACCGAGTCCAGTGCTGCAGGGAACGCTTTCTCCTGTGGGGTTAAGACGGTAAACGGAGGTTTGGCTATCCATGCGGATGGGACCCCCTTGAAGCCCATCTTCGCCGCCGCTAAAGAGGTGGGGAAGGCTGTGGGCCTGGTGACCACCACCACTGTGACCCATGCCACTCCTGCCAGTTTTGTAGTGTCCAATCCCGACCGCAACGCCGAGGCCAGAATCGCCGAGCAATACTTGGAGTTTGGCGCGGAGGTCTACCTGGGGGGAGGGAACCGCTTTTTCCAGGCGCGCTCGCGTCCGGATGGAAAGGACCTCTACGAGGCTTTTTCCCAGAAAGGGTACGGGGTGGTCCGCTCCGCTGAGGAACTTGCCCGGAGCAACGCTTCCCGGATCATCGGTATTTTTTCTGAAAGTCATCTACCCTACGAGATAGACCGTAGATTTCAAGGGGTTGGGGTGCCCAGCTTGAAGGAGATGGTCCAGGCGGCCTTGCCCCGGTTGGCTGCCTACCGGCAGGGGTTTGTCCTGCAGGTGGAGGCTGGGCGCATTGATCACGCCAACCACATCAATGACCCTGGGGCTACCCTATGGGACGTTTTGGCCGCCGACGAGACCTTAGAGCTCCTTACCACCTTCGTGGATCAGCACCCCGACACCCTGCTCCTTGTGGTTTCCGACCACGCTACTGGGCCTGGTGTCCTTTACGGGGCTGGCCGGAGCTATCTGGAGAGCTCAATAGGCCTGGACCTTCTTGCGGCACAGCGGGCGAGCTTGGAGTGGATGCGCCGGGTGCTGGGAGAGCGGCCGGAGGCGGACCAGGTCAGGGAGGCCTACCGGGCCCTGAAGGGGGTGGCCCTCGAGGAGGCGGAGGTGCAGATGGTCATCGAGGCGCTAACCAGGAAGGTGTACCGCCCAGACGCGGTGCGCTACGGTATACAGCCGGATAACACCCTTTCCTGGGCCATGGTGCAGCGCAACCCCTCGAGGCCCGACCGGCCCAACATCGGCTTTGGCTCGGGCCAGCACACGGCAAGCCCGGTGATGTTGCTCCTTTACGGTCAAGGCCTCCGAGGTCTGAGCCTGGGGCTTTTGGACAACACCCAGGTCTTCGGCCTCATGGGAGAGGCCCTGGGCCTGCGCTACCAGAACCCCACCATGTCCGAGGAGGAGGCCTTGGAGCTCCTTAAGGCCAGGCCCCAAGGGGTGCTCCACCCCAGCGAGGTTTGGGCCTAG
- a CDS encoding M20/M25/M40 family metallo-hydrolase yields MDPVRLLLELSPLAGEGLRGDFVAAHLPRARRDGLGNVWAGEGPVLLLAHLDTVLPPKPLRRVGERLYGPGVGDNSSGVAVLLSLPEMPGVVRGFTVGEEGLGNLKGARALVETLAPEVVVAVDGYLPGVVDRALGSVRFRVTFLGRGGHAWGDRGTPNPVFALAEGLSRLHTLFKEVGGEASLNASGLRGGEAVNAIPKEASALLEIRALEEEALRTLYHKAQEVLEEAAQLHGVEVSLEVLGRRPAGSTATPRLLQAAEVALAKIGERPQFQPGSTDASAAIERGIPALALGVYRGGGAHTPEEWVLPQSLWEGREVLLAFLKALGVG; encoded by the coding sequence GTGGACCCGGTGCGGCTTCTTCTGGAGCTCTCCCCCCTGGCGGGAGAGGGGCTGCGGGGAGACTTCGTGGCCGCCCACCTGCCCAGGGCCCGAAGGGATGGCCTGGGCAACGTGTGGGCGGGGGAGGGGCCGGTGCTCCTCCTCGCCCATCTGGACACGGTGTTGCCGCCAAAGCCCCTGAGGCGGGTGGGGGAGAGGCTCTATGGCCCGGGGGTGGGGGACAACTCCAGCGGGGTGGCCGTCCTCCTCTCCCTTCCCGAGATGCCCGGGGTGGTGCGGGGCTTCACCGTGGGGGAGGAGGGTCTGGGGAACCTCAAGGGGGCCCGGGCCCTGGTGGAAACCCTGGCTCCTGAGGTGGTGGTGGCGGTGGATGGGTACCTGCCGGGGGTGGTGGACCGGGCTTTGGGCTCGGTCCGTTTCCGGGTCACCTTTCTGGGCCGGGGCGGCCACGCCTGGGGGGACAGGGGGACCCCCAATCCCGTGTTTGCCCTGGCGGAGGGGCTTTCCCGGCTGCACACCCTGTTTAAGGAGGTGGGGGGTGAGGCCAGCCTGAACGCCAGCGGCCTTCGGGGGGGCGAGGCGGTCAACGCCATTCCCAAGGAGGCCTCGGCCTTGCTGGAGATCCGCGCTTTGGAGGAGGAGGCGCTTCGCACCCTCTACCACAAGGCCCAGGAGGTTCTGGAGGAGGCGGCCCAACTCCATGGGGTGGAGGTTTCCCTGGAGGTCCTGGGAAGGAGGCCTGCGGGGAGCACCGCCACGCCCAGGCTCCTCCAGGCTGCGGAGGTGGCGCTGGCCAAGATCGGGGAAAGGCCCCAGTTCCAGCCGGGTTCCACCGATGCCAGCGCCGCCATCGAACGGGGTATCCCCGCCTTGGCCCTGGGGGTGTACCGGGGGGGTGGGGCCCACACCCCGGAGGAATGGGTGCTTCCCCAAAGCCTTTGGGAGGGACGGGAGGTGCTTCTGGCTTTTTTAAAGGCCCTTGGCGTAGGATAG